A stretch of Candidatus Alcyoniella australis DNA encodes these proteins:
- a CDS encoding saccharopine dehydrogenase NADP-binding domain-containing protein encodes MKKIAVLGATGYTGELVVKQAAAQGLALIIGGRDQGRLEELNAECNGLHEVRTADVGDPQSIDALIADAAVLIDTAGPFIDLGPPVIQRCIESGVHFLDTTGEQRYMLEVFQRFFDEATQRKVSVIPSMAFEYSLGDCAAALAAQRLPDVDEIDMFYYVPGFSTSRGTKLSALKVFGGETFCFLDGELTPQVPGAAEQRVAFLDQEGLHSALSFPGGEPVLLPRHIALRDVRNWMVMKPKAARLFQPADESSGRTPMLAMIERSLKSNKRGPTLSERQAARFKVLVRGTSPSGTVACQVWGSDVYLLTAQIILYGAKRLLAEDLPRGALTPSQAFGAGRMLDDLRPYGVQTVCEGP; translated from the coding sequence ATGAAGAAGATAGCTGTTTTAGGAGCCACGGGCTACACCGGAGAACTGGTGGTCAAGCAGGCTGCGGCCCAGGGTCTGGCGCTGATTATCGGCGGCCGCGACCAAGGGCGGCTGGAGGAACTCAACGCCGAGTGCAACGGGCTGCACGAGGTGCGCACGGCTGATGTGGGCGATCCACAAAGCATCGATGCGCTGATTGCGGATGCCGCGGTGTTGATCGACACGGCCGGTCCGTTCATCGATCTGGGGCCGCCGGTGATCCAGCGCTGCATCGAATCCGGCGTGCACTTCCTGGATACCACCGGCGAGCAGCGCTACATGCTCGAGGTCTTCCAGCGTTTTTTTGACGAGGCCACGCAGCGCAAGGTGAGCGTGATCCCCTCGATGGCCTTCGAGTATTCGCTGGGCGATTGCGCCGCGGCCCTGGCCGCGCAGCGGCTGCCCGATGTGGACGAGATCGACATGTTCTATTACGTGCCGGGCTTCTCCACCAGCCGCGGCACCAAGCTCTCGGCGCTCAAAGTTTTTGGCGGCGAGACCTTCTGCTTTCTCGACGGCGAGCTTACGCCCCAGGTTCCGGGCGCGGCCGAGCAGCGCGTGGCGTTCCTCGACCAGGAGGGGCTGCACAGCGCCCTGAGCTTCCCCGGCGGCGAGCCGGTGCTGCTGCCGCGCCACATCGCCCTGCGCGACGTGCGCAACTGGATGGTGATGAAACCCAAGGCGGCCCGGTTGTTCCAGCCCGCGGATGAAAGCTCGGGCCGCACGCCGATGCTGGCGATGATCGAGCGCTCGCTTAAATCGAATAAGCGCGGCCCCACGCTCAGCGAGCGGCAGGCGGCACGCTTCAAGGTGCTGGTGCGCGGCACATCGCCCAGCGGCACGGTGGCCTGCCAAGTCTGGGGATCAGACGTCTACCTGCTGACCGCGCAGATCATTCTCTACGGTGCGAAACGGTTGCTGGCCGAGGATCTGCCGCGCGGCGCGCTGACCCCGTCCCAGGCCTTCGGCGCAGGGCGGATGCTCGATGACCTGCGGCCCTACGGCGTCCAGACCGTGTGCGAGGGGCCGTGA